In Desulfobotulus pelophilus, a single window of DNA contains:
- a CDS encoding ABC transporter ATP-binding protein encodes MKPYRLLHPHLVANRYLLLTGFICLLLVDGLQLWIPRVVKHVVDGLSDRTATHGDLLTYGLIVAGLAIVIGFFRYGWRHCLIGTSRKIERGLRDRLYTHLLTLDASFYDRNRTGDLMSRATSDIMNVRMATGMGIVAITDALLLGGAAVGFMLWISGPLTLLALIPMPFIVFTTRMMGKRMHTNYTAVQEGLGDMTEMVREGFSGIRVVKVFGMGSLMDRRLAAHSADYLSRRMALARTTGLMMPLMVLFTNMALAIVVGAGGWMVIHGRISTGDFVAFLSYLGMLTWPMMALGWITNLIQRGKASLERLALVMESEASVREPDGAQKHGPVQGSLSLRDICFSFESGLVPVLADISLEIPAGTRVGITGPPGSGKSTLLQLLARLYDPDSGTILLDGTPVRDYSFDEFRKAVHFLPQEPWIFSGTLRANISGLMPVDEHVLEAACDAAQLRETLASLPMGLDTLVGERGVTLSGGQKQRVALARTLLLPAQVLLLDDPVSQVDTVTAGRMIRMLDSLEGRTRILASHRFAAVSHSDMIVVMEEGRIRAAGSHEELMKEDDYYARTWRIQAMEAELSEDGE; translated from the coding sequence ATGAAACCCTATCGTCTTCTGCACCCCCATCTGGTGGCAAACCGTTATCTGCTGCTGACAGGTTTTATCTGTCTTCTTCTGGTGGACGGTCTGCAGCTCTGGATTCCGAGGGTGGTCAAGCATGTGGTGGACGGTCTTTCGGACAGAACTGCCACCCACGGAGATCTTCTGACCTATGGTCTTATTGTGGCCGGTCTTGCCATAGTGATCGGTTTTTTTCGTTACGGCTGGCGGCACTGTCTCATCGGTACTTCCCGAAAGATCGAGCGGGGTCTCAGGGACAGGCTTTATACCCATCTTCTGACTCTGGATGCTTCTTTTTATGACAGGAACCGTACGGGTGATCTCATGTCCCGGGCCACCAGTGACATCATGAATGTGCGCATGGCCACGGGCATGGGCATAGTGGCCATAACGGATGCCCTTCTCCTTGGTGGTGCTGCCGTTGGTTTCATGCTCTGGATCAGTGGTCCTCTTACCCTGCTGGCCCTGATCCCCATGCCCTTTATCGTTTTCACCACCCGGATGATGGGAAAGCGCATGCACACAAACTACACCGCTGTGCAGGAAGGTCTGGGAGATATGACTGAAATGGTGCGGGAGGGCTTTTCCGGTATCCGGGTGGTCAAGGTTTTCGGTATGGGTTCGCTCATGGATCGTCGTCTTGCCGCCCATTCTGCGGATTACCTGTCCCGCCGTATGGCACTGGCCCGCACTACGGGCCTGATGATGCCATTAATGGTGCTGTTCACCAATATGGCTCTGGCCATCGTCGTGGGAGCGGGTGGATGGATGGTGATTCATGGGCGGATCAGCACAGGGGACTTTGTGGCTTTTCTCTCCTATCTGGGTATGCTGACCTGGCCCATGATGGCCCTTGGCTGGATAACCAATCTCATCCAGCGGGGCAAGGCATCTCTGGAACGACTGGCCCTTGTTATGGAAAGCGAGGCCAGTGTCCGGGAGCCCGATGGTGCTCAGAAGCACGGGCCGGTTCAAGGCAGTCTTTCCCTGCGAGATATCTGCTTTTCATTCGAATCCGGTCTTGTGCCTGTGCTGGCGGATATTTCTCTGGAGATTCCGGCTGGAACCCGGGTAGGCATTACGGGTCCGCCGGGAAGTGGTAAAAGCACCCTGCTGCAGCTTCTGGCCAGACTGTATGATCCGGATTCCGGAACTATCCTTCTGGACGGAACCCCTGTCAGGGACTACTCTTTTGATGAGTTTCGCAAAGCCGTTCATTTTCTGCCGCAGGAGCCATGGATTTTTTCCGGAACACTGAGGGCTAATATTTCAGGTCTGATGCCTGTGGATGAGCATGTTCTGGAAGCAGCCTGTGATGCGGCACAGCTCAGGGAGACGCTGGCATCCCTCCCCATGGGGCTGGATACGCTGGTGGGCGAGCGCGGGGTAACCCTTTCCGGAGGGCAGAAGCAGCGGGTGGCTCTGGCCCGTACCCTTTTGCTTCCGGCGCAGGTGCTGCTTCTCGATGATCCCGTGAGCCAGGTGGATACGGTGACCGCAGGTCGGATGATACGAATGCTGGATAGCCTTGAAGGAAGGACCCGGATTCTGGCTTCC